The Elaeis guineensis isolate ETL-2024a chromosome 12, EG11, whole genome shotgun sequence sequence TAGTAACAACCATTAATTCAACATCTATATCACATAATGCAATGATTTCTCCCTTTGAGTTGATACATAAGATCTATCCTTGTCAATGTCTCTCAGTTCTACATGTCAACTTTCTGTATGTCTTGATGTTCAAGCTTCGCCTATAATAATAGCAATGTGCCAACCTCTCAAGATGGTCCATGTAACTACAGACTCTTTGACTCCAATATAAAACTAGTTTTAATTGAAAGTTTCCATGACATTGAACAACTGTTTTTCCTCATAAAAAACTAGAGGGCAACCATCATGGACTATAAAATATAATGAATTGTTTCTGACTGAAAGTTTGAAATCAATGGGCCGCACACTGAACACGTTAACTCACAAACATGATGATGCAAGAGTGAGCAGACAGCAATCAGCATTCTACAGCAGAAATTGTACTCACAAGGATCACTTTTCAAAAAAGCAGGCATGTAGAAGAAGAATttgttaaaaaagaaaaaagaacaatTTTATAGCCACATATGATAAAGAGATGGTGATGACCAACCTATATAGAAGGTTTCCAGAGTCTATTCCTAGAAAAGATGCCCTTAAGAATTCTTCACTCAGTCTGTCCCTCATAATGAGAGATATTGCCCATGCCCTTCCCCGTGTTAGGAGATATGTATCATAGGTGTCGCTGGTGCAACCATTATCAGCTGAAGAATTAGAGGAATCCATCACGTCCTGTTCAAAAAcaactaaaatttagattaaaagaaatcaattaaaaaataccGATTTTATCCATATGATGACAGGACAGGCAGCCAGCAATGTCTCATTTAGATACAAGAAccccatatctaaaaggtacagAGTCTACAGACACATGAATGCTTGTGTGTATACTCTCACTTGTCCATGCATGCACTCAGAGATGCGTACCCCCCTCCCCCCCCAACCCAACACACGCACACACAGAGCACCCTTAACAGATTGGCATCACATCAATTTTAGCTTAAAGATCACAACAGTCTACTGCCTGCATAATCAATGGCTGTCTTAAtatgaattcttcatgctgaaactGCTAACTGATCTTAAAGCCTCAAATTATTGCTAACAAAAATCATTAGAATTCCCCATAGATAAATGGTgataattatcattaaaattgGGTTATCTGGTTTATGCCCAGTAAAACAAAATAAGCTCAACCCATGAAGAATTGACTAGACTCAGACGCATTAATCATCAAATGGAAACAATGACTCAACCAATCATAGAAGCAAAAACAGACCTAGGCCTATTAAGACACTAAAATGGAAACAAGCCTTTTAAACTTCAACAATGACTCAAAAGCTTCATGTTCTATGTGCTATGCAGTCTATATCTCCATGACCATTAACTGATATCAAACTCAAGATATGAACAATCAAGTGACTCAAGAACTAAGTGCTGCTTTGTTGGGGTAAGACCCATCAAATTTTGATGGGGAAACGCTGGCAATTTCCAAATTATGTTAAAGGTAACATCAACCTCAACCAAACCAAAATGAGCATCACATATATTAGTCTCACAAAGCTCGCCACACAAATCCTAAGGTTAAATGCCTCCAACACGTTTAAAGGATAAATCAAAGACTTATTGACTCAAACTGGGCAAAAGCCTAATCATGCCAAGGGCATGGATGGATCAAATTAATTCTGTCAAATAAAGTGAACTAATGATTTCATGCCAAATTTTGATCATATAAGATCTAGAACCTTCTCCAGCACTAAATTTTTGGCCTTGGAACCAGAAAGAAAATGAATGCCTCAGGCCAACACCAAATTTGGATTGTCTAAAGTGTGGATACATGGTTCGATATCAAACATGGATCCAAAAGTCAAGTGACATTAGTGGCCCATATCAGATTCTAGATACTTAAAGCCTGGAACCTAAACTCCCACAGAATTTTGAACCATGGAACCTAAATCACGCATATTTTTCAGCTTCGCAATACTTCGCAGTGTGAAATCTTCTTTCAGATAGAATCATGATGAGCTCAAACTCACACTCTCAAAGTATCTTTTCCCCCAAAAGGGCAAAGACCCTAGTGCATACCAAATTTGGATGCTGGGAACAGCTTGGGAGCCTCAGGATTAGTGAACACCAAATACGGAGTAACCAAAAGCTTAGGAAAATGGATATTGGAACTTATACCATTTTTTAGCCCTGGAACCAAGTAATAGTAAAATGGACCTCTAATTCTTAAGTTAATAACATAGATCTCCAAGTCTCTAATTCAAAAAGTAAATTAAGATGGATGTATCAATCCCTATACTGGGCAGGTGGACCTCCAAGTCCATAGGTAGGTTCCTACCCATTTTGTTCTTATGTACATGTATGCATGTATTCATTTATTAACAATTTTGGTCTTTCCTTTTCTCCTGGAGAGAGGAGGAGTGGCATATCATGTTGATTAATGAACTACTGAAAGCAATTGATTAGATGGAGCATATCATATATTTTAGGAATCTTTCACTTAGCACTAATTGAAGTCTACTAACTGGAGGTGCCCTAGTCTTATGAGATTACTTGACACAGGCTCATGGATTTTTGTCAGCCATGGAGCCAGATAAAATATTTACAAACAATGACATTGTGAATTCCAAAGGAAATTAAGTGTGTAATAAGATTATGTTAAATTTCCCTTCAGTCTTCTTTTTTAGTGTTAATAAAAGGAAGCTTTGTAAAAATGTGATACCACATATCACTCTCAAATGCTAGTGCAATCTTTTAGTCATAAACATACAGTCGATACCCATACATAGCATGGGACAAGACTATACACATAAAACTTTATTTAGTAAAAGAGTGCCAATATGTTTGATTTGGATCTTCCACAGCTAATTCAAAACAAGACCAAATCAATCCAATGCAATGACCAGATAAAGTTCatctaatctgattttatttaCTATCCCATCATTTATCTACCTGCTTCAACTAATAGTTTATTCACACATTTCATAAACTGACCATTCTTGACTCTGCATAATTAAATATCAACTATTTTACTGAAGAAAGTTTTAATAGCTTAGCTTTTTACCACTTTTACTGGATTGTGAGATCTTTTAGTAACGTTCTTTTTATTGGATAAGTTTTTCACAGTCATTTGTGACGGTGtcatgaagaaaaagaataaaaacaaGAAGGACAATGCCAAGAAACACCTTAAGTACATTTATGGTTACTTGATAGTATCTTTAATGCTCTTTAATAAACATTTTATATGCCATGATATGCCTACccataaaataaataaacaagCTGCTCTTTTTTTACCTAAATTCGCCTGTGAACTACTGAAAAATGAATCCTTCATACCTCTGAAGCAGCGCAAGCTTGAAACTTTTCTTGTACATATTTTGAAAGACAATTTGCTAGGCCTGGAGCTGTTGTCAAGACCCAACTCTGAAGCTTCTGCACCGAAACACTCTTATCAACACCCAAAACCTCACAATGCCACACTTTCTCGTCATCCTCCACCACCCCACACGACACAAACGCCGACAGCATCAGATGGATCACATTAGGTAGCACGACAGCATCTTTCTCCCCTTTACACATCTTCGAAATCCTCGACCCCTGCTCCATGACCCAGCACATCCACAGAAGCATAAGCAACTCGCCCGACCCGAACGACCCGCCAACCTTTCCATCATCAGCATCAGAATCAAACTCAAAATTGCACGGAATCCCGGCTTTTCCGCACGCCGTGGCGTAAATCTTGTACAGCAAATTGAGAGATGATGAGACGGGCATCCTCGCGCAGCACCGATTGAAGCCTTTCAAGAAACCAACCCAATCAACCCTAACCGTACCATCAACAGCAGTGAATAAGATGGAGGCGATCGACGGACCAAGATTGAGCACTAATTGGGGAAAATGCTCCGGTACTGGGGGCGATTCAGAAGCAAAGTTTGCGACTTTTAGAGAGAATGCTTCCTGAGAACAAGAAAGAAGAGCAGGGGATCTATCAAATAACAGTATACGGAAGAGAAATAGACGAGGTATGAGAATTAcctggagagaagagagggggatGGTGGAGGAATTGGGATTGGAGAGTTTGGAGAAGGCGGTCCGAAGGGTCGGGAGGGATCCGGTGGAGGCTGCGAGGGATTCTTCTTGCTGCTGGTCTTGGGATGATGAGCCATGGTCGGTAGACGATGAGGCTCccatctctcttctccctctctctctctacctcGCTCGGTCGGACGGAGAGGAAtgggagaagagaagaagggaTTCTATGGCTGCTGCTGGAACCGGAGAGCGTCGTGTTGAGGAGTGCTGCTTCGCGGCACCACCCCATTCGCCGTTTGTACACGGTCCTTCGCGACAGATCCAAATTATCGAGAAATTATACCCTTTACACCCGGTTACGTGCGCACTACACCAACCAGATTTTCCGTTTATATGAGCTTGTTATTGGGATAGAACAATGGTGAAAGGATATAAATAATATGAGGCGGATGAACAAAAATCATGTCGACGGAGACTATAAAATATCACATAGGACCGACTTtatattttctcatattttttaatattaattttaaagaataagaTCATATTTCGGATTGCTGTTAGCAGCACAGTTTTTGATGCTTTGAGAAGCAGAGAACTAGAGCTTTAGGAAAATATAgtttttacaaaaattatttattatttaataattatatttctaaaatattatGAACTTTTACACTTATTTATTAACCAACTGAAAGAGGTGCTTttggtattaaaaaaaaaattataaaagacatTGCATAACATTATATAGTAGAGTAtaacaaaatataatatatattattacataaatatattggatattataatattattataatgcaatatgatattattataatatagtaatataatattatatattttagcataataatataacataatattatataatataacaaagCAATGTATTATTACATGgctaaatattattataatgtaaCATAACGtcatatattattatcatattaagataatattattataatgtaacataatataatataatgttgTTGCTGCGGCTCAAAATCTGGGATAGAGAAATCGAACGAAACTAAGTTGGAGGTCGATCGCAGTCCGATCTTAAGAAAATTTGTAAAACAAGTCAAAAATCAATGAAGATCCTCTGGTTCttgaccctccaatgcttaagtcagtcttGAGCCCGAGAATAGGTAGTGAAAAAAAGTAAAAGAGCAAAAGGATTTGTGTGAAACTAAAGAGATTGGACTTTGTAGGAACTAGAGTTCTTGTTCAAGAACTGGTAAAGTTTTCATTGGCAAAATCTCACTCTAGTTTGAGCTTAGAACTTACCATCGGAGGATCCCtgatcctctatttatagaaggGTTGAAGAGGTCGTTAGAGGTGGGTGAGGTCGTTACAGAGTTTGTTAGACTTTTGAAGGAGTTTGTTAGGCGGTTAGGCAGTTAGAGCCAATTGTAAATGAGCTGGAACATAGCTGTTTATATTAGCTGGAAGTGAGGTCATACTTAGCTGTACCTGTTAGTTGTGTATGAGATGGTAGTCAGCTGTAGCTTTAGTTATAGAGATCCTAAATGAACTCCATAAGATAATTGTTATAGATAATATAGGAGTTGACATCGATTATAGACCGACGTACACTAAAGAAGATCGATCATTAACTTATCTGAAACCCCTAATGTTTCAGATATACATATTATCGATGTACCTTCCTGCAGATCAGTAAACTTTCAATTTCGTTACTCATTAACAAATTAATTTACTGTAACTCTATACTTTGAGGTTGATAATTCAATGATCTCATGTAATGATGCCATGTGGCATGAGGTTGGTTTAGTGCACCAATACTTTACCCCCCACTTCTTATGTCCGAGATGGTAGTTATCATATCAGACATGGAAAGTAAAAACATCTATCGACTTTTGCCTTCAAAAATAAATACGCCGTATCTtgataatatcaaaatttattatttaactGAAAATGAAGAGACGTGTAGATCTTTCTGAACATGATTCGTCAGATCTTCCTGCTATCATtattaaaaaagataattttaaaaatatcaaatagatGCGTGCCACTTGTCAGCATCGATTAATCAATCAGTCC is a genomic window containing:
- the LOC105054657 gene encoding uncharacterized protein, which gives rise to MGASSSTDHGSSSQDQQQEESLAASTGSLPTLRTAFSKLSNPNSSTIPLSSLQEAFSLKVANFASESPPVPEHFPQLVLNLGPSIASILFTAVDGTVRVDWVGFLKGFNRCCARMPVSSSLNLLYKIYATACGKAGIPCNFEFDSDADDGKVGGSFGSGELLMLLWMCWVMEQGSRISKMCKGEKDAVVLPNVIHLMLSAFVSCGVVEDDEKVWHCEVLGVDKSVSVQKLQSWVLTTAPGLANCLSKYVQEKFQACAASEDVMDSSNSSADNGCTSDTYDTYLLTRGRAWAISLIMRDRLSEEFLRASFLGIDSGNLLYRSSIHGKGLSRFWSNIEGYNGSLMILLSANSADASEGDSSTGRWVIGILTTQGFENKDAFFGTSGHLYAINPIFRVFSPSGKEKNFIYCHLHPTVRVYEPNPKPVGLAFGGSVGNERIFIDEDFARVTLRHHAVDKTYQHGSLIPSQGFLPVEAVVLEVEVWGFGGRTAKEQQDAYKKRETLFNEQRRKVDLKTFGGWEDSPEKMMMDMISDPNKVQREDR